In Bacteroides coprosuis DSM 18011, the following are encoded in one genomic region:
- a CDS encoding methylmalonyl-CoA mutase, beta subunit (COGs: COG1884 Methylmalonyl-CoA mutase N-terminal domain/subunit~InterPro IPR004608:IPR006099~KEGG: bth:BT_2091 methylmalonyl-CoA mutase small subunit~PFAM: Methylmalonyl-CoA mutase, alpha/beta chain, catalytic~PRIAM: Methylmalonyl-CoA mutase~SPTR: Putative uncharacterized protein;~TIGRFAM: Methylmalonyl-CoA mutase, beta chain~IMG reference gene:2504108161~PFAM: Methylmalonyl-CoA mutase~TIGRFAM: methylmalonyl-CoA mutase N-terminal domain; methylmalonyl-CoA mutase, heterodimeric type, beta chain) has protein sequence MAEKREHLFSNFPPVSTEQWMEKVATDLKGADFERKLVWRTNEGFKVQPFYRWEDIKDLQLINSLPGEFPYLRGTKKNTNAWLVRQDLEVKDIKEANKKALFLLERGVESLSFKINEKDLNDQLMDALLKGIDAETVELNFSTCQGHIVELAKLVVAYFQKKNYDVKKLFGSIDFDFMNKMLTRGKEKGNFVETSKALLEAIKPLPFYRTLNVTSSSLNNAGAFITQELGYALAWGNEYLDKLTEAGCPAELVAKKIKFNFGVGSNYFMEIAKFRAARLLWANIVAAYNPTCDRDCDNQGENKECRCAAKMRIHAQTSLFNMTVYDSHVNLLRSQTEAMSAALAGVDSMTVLPFDIPYKDSEEFSERIARNQQLLLKEESHFDKVADPAGGSYYIEKLTESIAQEAWRIFLDVVEKGGFYKAVKEGRVQDEVNASNEKRHLLVAQRRENILGTNIFPNFSEKAGDKRPKDFTSCCKADGKSDIKTLNFDRAALEFEKLRLETELSGKRPKAFMLTIGSLVMRQARAQYSCNFLACAGYEVVDNLGFKTVEEGVEAAMAAGADVVVLCSSDDEYAEYAEPAFKALNNRAMFVVAGAPACMDDLKAKGIENFIHVKVNVLETLKEFNAKLLK, from the coding sequence ATGGCAGAAAAAAGAGAGCATCTTTTCTCAAATTTTCCTCCAGTGTCTACAGAACAATGGATGGAAAAGGTGGCAACTGATTTGAAAGGAGCTGATTTCGAAAGAAAACTGGTATGGCGAACTAATGAAGGTTTCAAAGTTCAGCCATTCTATAGATGGGAAGACATTAAGGATTTACAGTTAATAAATTCTCTTCCAGGAGAATTCCCATATTTAAGAGGTACTAAGAAAAACACCAATGCTTGGCTAGTTCGTCAAGATTTAGAAGTAAAGGATATTAAAGAAGCAAATAAAAAAGCTTTATTCTTACTTGAAAGAGGTGTTGAATCTTTATCTTTTAAAATTAATGAGAAAGATTTAAATGATCAGTTAATGGATGCCTTATTAAAAGGTATTGATGCTGAAACTGTTGAGCTAAACTTTTCTACGTGTCAAGGACACATCGTTGAGTTAGCAAAACTAGTAGTTGCATATTTCCAAAAGAAAAACTATGATGTTAAGAAGTTATTCGGATCGATTGATTTCGATTTTATGAATAAGATGTTAACTCGTGGTAAAGAAAAAGGGAACTTTGTTGAAACTTCAAAAGCATTATTAGAAGCAATTAAGCCTTTACCTTTTTATCGTACATTAAATGTGACTTCAAGTTCTTTAAATAATGCAGGTGCATTTATTACTCAAGAACTCGGTTACGCTTTAGCTTGGGGTAACGAATACCTAGATAAGCTTACTGAAGCAGGATGTCCTGCAGAACTAGTAGCCAAAAAAATTAAATTCAACTTTGGTGTAGGTTCTAATTACTTTATGGAAATCGCTAAATTTAGAGCAGCACGTTTACTTTGGGCTAATATTGTGGCAGCTTATAACCCAACTTGTGATCGTGATTGTGATAATCAAGGTGAAAATAAAGAATGTCGTTGTGCTGCGAAAATGCGTATCCATGCACAAACTTCATTATTCAATATGACTGTTTACGATTCACATGTAAACTTACTTCGCTCTCAAACAGAGGCTATGAGTGCTGCACTTGCTGGTGTTGACTCTATGACTGTACTTCCTTTTGATATACCTTATAAAGATTCAGAAGAATTCTCAGAACGTATTGCACGTAATCAACAATTATTATTGAAAGAGGAATCTCATTTCGATAAAGTAGCTGACCCTGCTGGTGGTTCATATTATATTGAAAAACTAACAGAATCTATTGCTCAAGAAGCTTGGAGAATATTCCTAGATGTTGTTGAAAAAGGAGGATTTTACAAGGCTGTTAAAGAAGGTAGAGTACAAGATGAGGTTAATGCTTCAAATGAAAAACGCCATTTACTTGTAGCTCAACGTAGAGAAAATATCTTGGGAACAAACATATTCCCTAACTTCTCAGAAAAGGCTGGAGACAAACGTCCAAAAGATTTTACTTCTTGCTGTAAAGCTGATGGTAAGTCGGATATTAAGACTCTAAACTTTGATAGAGCTGCACTAGAATTTGAAAAACTAAGACTAGAGACAGAACTATCTGGCAAACGTCCTAAAGCATTTATGCTTACTATTGGTAGCTTAGTAATGCGTCAAGCTAGAGCTCAATACTCTTGTAATTTCCTTGCATGTGCTGGATACGAGGTAGTAGATAACCTTGGCTTCAAAACAGTGGAAGAAGGTGTTGAAGCAGCTATGGCAGCAGGTGCTGATGTTGTTGTATTATGTTCAAGCGACGATGAATATGCAGAATATGCTGAACCAGCATTTAAAGCATTAAATAATCGTGCTATGTTTGTGGTAG